The following are encoded together in the Clostridium sp. BJN0013 genome:
- a CDS encoding putative ABC transporter permease: MQNLMVLGFSLYEIVFYIAIYGFLGWCLEVVYTAVNTGRFINRGFFNGPICPIYGFGAIIIVVCFDPFKNNLFLLFVGSVFATSLLEYITGLILEKVFYNKWWDYSNVPFNIKGYICLKFSLAWGIACIFLIKIFHPVISSIVDLIPYLLIQICVVIIIILFIIDLITSVNIILKLNIILEKIQEIGTKIKEKSDALGEDISEEAIEFKKRYENFSKETIELKKRYTNLIKKSNRFYTRLIKAFPHVKSTKYFDALEILKRNITYKRKNK, translated from the coding sequence ATGCAGAACTTAATGGTTTTAGGGTTTTCATTATATGAGATAGTATTTTATATTGCTATATATGGATTTTTGGGATGGTGCCTTGAAGTAGTTTATACAGCTGTTAATACAGGAAGATTTATAAATAGAGGATTTTTTAATGGGCCTATTTGTCCTATATATGGTTTTGGAGCTATCATAATTGTAGTTTGTTTTGATCCTTTTAAAAATAATTTATTTTTATTATTTGTAGGTTCTGTTTTTGCAACTTCATTACTTGAGTACATAACAGGGCTTATACTTGAGAAAGTATTTTATAATAAATGGTGGGATTATTCCAATGTGCCCTTTAATATTAAAGGTTATATATGTTTAAAGTTTTCACTTGCATGGGGTATTGCCTGTATTTTTCTTATTAAAATTTTTCATCCTGTTATTTCAAGTATTGTTGATCTAATTCCATATCTTTTAATACAGATTTGTGTTGTAATTATTATAATTTTATTTATTATTGATTTAATAACTTCAGTTAACATTATACTAAAACTTAATATAATATTAGAAAAGATTCAAGAAATAGGTACTAAAATAAAGGAAAAATCAGATGCATTAGGTGAAGATATATCCGAGGAAGCTATTGAATTTAAGAAAAGATATGAAAATTTTTCGAAAGAAACAATTGAGCTTAAGAAAAGATACACAAATCTTATAAAGAAAAGTAATAGATTTTATACAAGGCTTATTAAGGCATTTCCACATGTCAAATCTACAAAGTATTTTGACGCCCTTGAAATTTTAAAAAGAAATATAACATATAAAAGAAAAAATAAATAA
- a CDS encoding FAD-dependent oxidoreductase, with protein MDDFYMNKIQDIVKNIMKDMQNSEEQSIYKNLFSKGKIGSLELKNRIVMTPMENCLNNKDATVSDEIIAFYAERAKGGIGLIITEVTRVNDENGVADRQQLSAAHDKYIPGLKKLADNVHENGGKIFIQLHHPGRQGFCEVNGNKPMMAPSEIQCNVVHQETREMTTKEAEGLVQDFINAACRVKAAGIDGVEIHGAHGYLINQFLSPYTNKRTDKYGGSFENRMRFIEEIVIGIREKCGQDYPVIARLSVDEFLRTNGVEDGILLKDGIKIAKHLEKIGVNAIDVSAGIYETMNVSWEPISFPQGWKLYLAEEIKKSINIPVISAAVIREAAYADKIIGEGRTDFVGSARLHFADPEWSNKARENRAYESRLCISCLHCIETLFSGVATGNPVECSINIQAGKEFQYCNMKKNGDGRVVIILGAGPSGLEAARVLAMRKFKPIIFEKSDKIGGQLNLANKPPKKAKISWLINYLQLQVHKLGVEIRLNKAPTIDEIKQLNPYAVFVAEGSSPIVPESISGIHGKNVFTIVDILSGKTEIYNKKVAVIGSGMTGLETAEFLASKDNDVTVFEMGDTIGPDVFFQNLTDIQGRLKDHNVKMITKHKLISIKNNAAVFEMLLYGEIKEYNFNYIIISLGTNPNKELIDEIKSNFYTVRVIGDAKKPGRIRNAMETGFESAYNL; from the coding sequence ATGGATGATTTTTATATGAATAAAATTCAAGATATAGTAAAAAACATAATGAAAGATATGCAAAATTCTGAGGAACAAAGTATATATAAAAACTTATTTTCCAAAGGTAAAATTGGTAGTTTAGAATTAAAAAACAGAATAGTAATGACTCCTATGGAAAATTGTTTAAATAATAAAGATGCTACTGTGTCAGACGAGATAATTGCTTTTTATGCTGAAAGGGCAAAAGGTGGCATTGGGCTTATAATTACAGAGGTAACAAGAGTAAATGATGAAAATGGAGTAGCTGACAGACAACAATTATCTGCGGCTCATGATAAATATATACCTGGACTTAAAAAACTGGCTGATAATGTACATGAAAATGGCGGTAAAATATTTATTCAGCTTCACCATCCGGGAAGACAGGGCTTTTGTGAAGTAAACGGTAACAAGCCGATGATGGCACCAAGTGAAATACAGTGTAATGTGGTACATCAGGAAACTAGAGAAATGACTACAAAAGAAGCAGAGGGATTAGTACAGGATTTTATAAATGCAGCCTGTAGAGTTAAAGCAGCTGGTATTGACGGGGTTGAAATACACGGCGCTCATGGATATTTGATTAATCAATTTTTAAGTCCTTATACAAATAAAAGAACTGATAAATACGGTGGAAGTTTTGAAAATAGAATGAGATTTATCGAAGAAATAGTTATAGGAATAAGGGAAAAATGTGGACAAGATTATCCGGTTATAGCAAGGTTGTCCGTAGATGAATTTTTGAGAACTAACGGCGTTGAAGATGGAATACTTCTGAAAGATGGAATTAAGATTGCAAAACATCTAGAGAAAATAGGGGTTAATGCAATAGATGTAAGTGCTGGTATTTATGAGACCATGAATGTATCCTGGGAACCTATATCCTTTCCACAAGGATGGAAGTTATACCTTGCAGAAGAAATAAAAAAATCAATTAATATTCCTGTAATATCAGCAGCGGTAATTAGAGAAGCAGCTTATGCAGATAAAATAATAGGAGAAGGCCGTACAGATTTTGTAGGTTCAGCAAGACTTCATTTTGCAGATCCGGAGTGGTCTAATAAAGCAAGAGAAAATCGCGCTTATGAATCCAGATTATGTATATCCTGCCTTCATTGTATAGAAACCTTATTTAGTGGAGTAGCCACCGGTAATCCTGTAGAGTGTAGTATAAATATTCAGGCAGGAAAAGAATTTCAATATTGCAATATGAAAAAAAATGGAGATGGAAGAGTTGTAATAATATTAGGAGCAGGTCCATCAGGACTTGAAGCTGCAAGAGTACTTGCTATGAGGAAATTTAAGCCTATAATATTTGAAAAATCAGATAAAATAGGGGGCCAACTTAATTTGGCAAATAAGCCTCCTAAGAAAGCAAAAATATCATGGCTTATAAATTATTTGCAACTACAAGTCCATAAGCTGGGAGTGGAAATAAGGCTTAATAAGGCCCCTACTATTGATGAAATTAAACAATTAAATCCTTATGCAGTATTTGTGGCAGAAGGCTCAAGTCCTATAGTACCAGAGTCGATAAGTGGTATCCATGGGAAAAATGTATTTACTATTGTAGATATATTGTCCGGCAAAACAGAAATTTATAATAAAAAAGTAGCAGTAATAGGTTCTGGAATGACAGGCCTTGAAACTGCAGAATTTTTAGCATCGAAAGATAATGATGTAACCGTATTTGAGATGGGAGATACTATAGGTCCTGATGTGTTTTTTCAAAATTTAACAGATATTCAGGGAAGGTTAAAAGATCATAATGTAAAAATGATTACAAAGCATAAATTAATCAGCATAAAAAATAATGCAGCTGTATTTGAAATGCTTCTTTATGGAGAAATAAAAGAATATAATTTTAATTATATAATCATATCATTAGGGACAAATCCTAATAAAGAGCTTATAGATGAAATAAAGTCAAACTTCTATACAGTAAGGGTAATAGGAGATGCAAAAAAGCCTGGAAGAATACGAAATGCTATGGAAACAGGATTTGAAAGTGCGTATAATCTATAA
- a CDS encoding DUF1523 family protein → MKKNNFYKFRSNKHLRSKIITIIIIIILIGAIITFFPHFFRNTYVVTIASKQIKNQDKKDIRYMIYTQMEDGTIRAFQNNNSILEFKFNSEDLYRGLRINRKYEIKTYGFRIIPLASYENIITAKQIK, encoded by the coding sequence ATGAAAAAAAATAATTTTTATAAGTTTCGATCTAATAAACACTTAAGATCTAAAATAATCACAATAATAATTATAATTATTTTAATAGGTGCTATAATAACGTTTTTTCCCCATTTTTTTAGAAATACTTATGTAGTAACTATTGCAAGTAAACAAATAAAAAATCAGGATAAAAAAGATATAAGATACATGATATATACACAAATGGAAGATGGTACCATTAGAGCCTTTCAAAATAATAACAGCATACTAGAATTTAAATTTAACTCTGAGGATCTATATAGAGGCCTAAGAATCAATAGAAAATATGAAATCAAAACTTATGGATTTAGAATAATACCTCTAGCATCTTATGAAAATATTATAACAGCTAAACAAATCAAGTAA
- a CDS encoding FAD-dependent oxidoreductase, whose product MKNKSLFEPIKIGKMEVKNKISMAPMGAFGLVDNECCFNQRAVDYYVERAKGGTGLIITSVVKVENELDKVLTGVLPITSINPAKFIMTSSEMTERIHAYGSKIFLQLSMGFGRSGAPGGLLTSQPVSASAVPNYWDPTVTCRALTTSEVEWIVEKFAEGAKIAHKAGFDGVEIHAVHEGYLLDQFTLSIFNRRTDKYGGDLRGRLQLPIEIVQAIKAEVGNDFPVGLRYSVKSCIKDWGQGGLAEEDYVEKGRDLEEGLEAAKILEAAGYDAFNADLGTYDAWYWAHPPLYQKDGLYLPYTKELKKVVKVPVMVAGKMGMPEIAQKALEDGSADMITLGRPLLCDAYWPKKVLMDQTERIRPCIGCHTGCMGRGFEGKPLSCTVNPAAGRERYYEVKPAAVSKKVMIVGGGVAGMEAARITAMRGHKVTMYEGTKELGGQVIPASVPDFKVDDRRLLDWYRNEIKELKVKLVLDTKVTEETIEKEKPDIVIIATGAKEIKLNLPGIEKDKVATVVEILKGNKQAGENVLMVGGGLAGCETALYLAKQGKKVTIIEAKDTILNAGKPVPHMNKIMLIDLLKNSGVNIITETFLLEVTDRGAIIIDNKFKKQNIDADTVVIAVGFKADRELYNKLRDKVVDLYLVGDANETANIMNAIWSANEIALNC is encoded by the coding sequence ATGAAAAACAAATCTTTATTTGAACCTATTAAAATAGGTAAAATGGAAGTGAAAAACAAAATATCAATGGCACCTATGGGAGCTTTTGGACTTGTAGATAATGAATGCTGTTTTAATCAAAGAGCTGTTGACTATTATGTAGAAAGAGCTAAAGGTGGTACAGGACTTATTATAACTAGTGTAGTAAAAGTAGAAAATGAACTGGATAAGGTTTTAACAGGAGTATTGCCAATCACTTCAATAAATCCAGCAAAATTTATTATGACATCCTCAGAGATGACAGAAAGAATTCATGCTTATGGTTCAAAAATATTTCTCCAATTGTCAATGGGATTTGGGAGAAGTGGTGCACCAGGAGGACTTTTAACCTCACAACCTGTTTCGGCATCAGCTGTTCCAAATTACTGGGATCCAACTGTTACCTGTAGAGCACTCACTACCTCAGAGGTAGAATGGATAGTTGAAAAATTTGCTGAAGGTGCTAAAATTGCACATAAGGCTGGGTTTGATGGAGTTGAAATACATGCAGTGCATGAAGGATATTTACTTGATCAATTTACATTGTCAATATTTAATAGAAGAACAGATAAATATGGCGGAGACTTAAGGGGAAGGCTTCAACTTCCTATAGAAATAGTTCAGGCAATAAAGGCTGAAGTTGGAAATGATTTTCCTGTAGGACTGAGATATAGCGTGAAAAGTTGTATAAAAGATTGGGGACAGGGAGGACTTGCTGAAGAGGATTATGTAGAAAAAGGGCGTGACCTGGAAGAAGGTCTTGAAGCTGCAAAAATTCTCGAAGCAGCAGGTTATGATGCATTTAATGCAGATTTAGGAACTTATGATGCTTGGTATTGGGCACATCCACCTCTTTATCAAAAAGACGGATTATATCTTCCATATACTAAAGAACTTAAAAAAGTTGTAAAAGTACCTGTTATGGTTGCAGGAAAAATGGGTATGCCGGAAATTGCACAGAAAGCTCTTGAAGATGGATCAGCTGATATGATTACATTGGGAAGACCTCTTCTCTGTGATGCATATTGGCCTAAAAAGGTACTCATGGATCAAACTGAGAGAATTAGACCTTGTATTGGATGCCATACTGGATGTATGGGAAGAGGATTTGAGGGAAAACCTTTGAGTTGTACAGTAAATCCTGCAGCAGGAAGAGAAAGATATTATGAAGTGAAGCCTGCAGCCGTATCCAAAAAGGTTATGATTGTAGGAGGAGGAGTAGCAGGAATGGAGGCAGCTAGGATCACGGCTATGAGAGGCCATAAGGTTACTATGTATGAAGGTACAAAAGAACTTGGAGGTCAAGTTATTCCAGCTTCAGTTCCTGATTTTAAAGTGGATGACAGAAGATTGCTTGATTGGTACAGGAATGAGATAAAAGAACTTAAAGTTAAATTGGTTTTAGATACAAAGGTAACAGAAGAAACTATAGAAAAAGAAAAACCTGATATAGTTATTATAGCTACAGGTGCCAAAGAGATTAAATTAAATTTACCTGGTATAGAGAAAGATAAGGTTGCTACGGTAGTTGAAATTTTAAAAGGCAATAAACAAGCTGGAGAAAATGTACTTATGGTAGGTGGCGGACTAGCAGGGTGTGAAACAGCTCTTTATCTTGCAAAACAGGGTAAAAAAGTTACAATTATTGAGGCAAAGGATACCATATTAAATGCTGGTAAACCAGTTCCTCATATGAATAAAATTATGCTTATCGATCTCCTTAAAAATAGTGGAGTAAATATTATTACAGAAACTTTTTTACTTGAGGTAACTGATAGGGGAGCTATTATTATTGATAATAAATTCAAAAAGCAGAATATAGATGCAGATACCGTTGTAATTGCCGTTGGATTTAAAGCGGATAGGGAACTGTATAATAAACTGAGAGATAAGGTAGTAGATTTATATCTTGTAGGTGATGCAAATGAGACTGCAAATATAATGAATGCAATCTGGAGCGCCAATGAAATTGCTCTTAATTGTTAA
- a CDS encoding flavodoxin family protein, whose protein sequence is MENKILVVYYSLEGNTKLIAEAVSEELSSDILEIKPKKDIDPESKMKYLIGGKQSITKEKPELVHYDVNVENYDILFIGTPVWAWTFAPAIRSFFANTNLKDKKIALFSCNGGANGKTFENMKAELGGNEFLGEIEFKEPLKNDRGENVEKAKKWAQDICKLNIK, encoded by the coding sequence ATGGAAAATAAAATTTTAGTTGTGTACTATTCTCTTGAAGGAAATACAAAACTGATAGCTGAGGCTGTTTCAGAAGAGTTGTCATCAGATATTTTAGAGATAAAACCTAAAAAGGATATAGATCCCGAAAGTAAGATGAAATATCTTATAGGAGGAAAGCAATCTATAACTAAAGAGAAACCGGAACTTGTACATTATGATGTAAATGTTGAAAATTATGATATTTTATTTATAGGAACTCCGGTTTGGGCGTGGACTTTTGCACCTGCCATAAGAAGTTTTTTTGCTAACACAAATTTGAAGGATAAAAAGATAGCACTATTTAGTTGTAATGGAGGAGCTAACGGAAAAACTTTTGAAAATATGAAAGCAGAACTTGGGGGAAATGAATTTTTAGGTGAAATTGAATTTAAGGAGCCTCTTAAAAATGACAGAGGAGAAAATGTAGAGAAGGCTAAAAAATGGGCCCAGGATATTTGTAAATTAAATATAAAGTAA
- a CDS encoding MgtC/SapB family protein: MDQWEMIFKLVLSGVLGALIGFERRSRFKQAGLRTHFVVAVGSALIMLVSKYGFQDFLEIPSVSIDPSRIAAQVVSGVGFLGAGTIIVEHQFVRGLTTAAGLWATAGIGIAIGAGMYIPGVGATILIVIGLEIFNRVQKSSTHCLGKVILSLDGINPVLDILKNSKVRISNIQVNRHYNKNNKDSEVKIMFRMYSVNQSQRKDIMVNILRIPYVKDVNVE; this comes from the coding sequence ATGGATCAATGGGAAATGATTTTTAAATTGGTACTTTCTGGAGTGCTTGGAGCTTTAATTGGATTTGAAAGAAGAAGTCGTTTTAAACAAGCAGGACTTAGAACTCACTTTGTTGTAGCAGTGGGAAGTGCACTCATTATGCTGGTATCTAAATATGGCTTTCAGGATTTTTTAGAGATCCCTTCCGTTTCGATTGATCCAAGTAGAATAGCGGCCCAGGTGGTAAGTGGAGTTGGTTTTCTTGGGGCTGGTACTATAATTGTGGAACATCAATTTGTAAGAGGACTGACTACTGCTGCTGGACTATGGGCTACCGCAGGAATTGGTATAGCAATTGGAGCAGGTATGTATATACCTGGCGTTGGGGCTACTATACTTATAGTAATAGGACTTGAGATATTTAACAGAGTACAAAAAAGTTCTACTCATTGTTTAGGAAAAGTAATTTTATCTCTAGACGGAATTAATCCGGTACTTGATATATTAAAAAATTCTAAAGTAAGAATATCTAACATTCAAGTTAATAGACATTACAATAAAAATAATAAGGATTCTGAAGTTAAAATTATGTTTAGAATGTATAGTGTAAATCAGAGTCAAAGGAAAGATATTATGGTAAATATTTTGAGAATACCCTATGTAAAAGATGTAAATGTAGAATAA
- a CDS encoding winged helix-turn-helix transcriptional regulator: MDDKIKFCPVSVAQNILMGKWKLSILWILKDKTKRFNELQKLMTTISRGVLTQQLRELERDKLVNRKVYREVPPKVEYSLTEIGKNFIPIMVQIIEWGAEYIEKVNNCNMDICILNKFPCQRCHKILQTNKTK, encoded by the coding sequence ATGGATGATAAAATTAAATTTTGTCCGGTATCTGTAGCTCAAAATATATTGATGGGAAAATGGAAATTATCAATTTTATGGATTCTTAAAGATAAGACAAAACGTTTTAATGAACTACAGAAATTGATGACTACAATTTCGAGAGGTGTACTTACACAACAATTGAGAGAATTGGAACGGGATAAACTTGTTAATAGAAAGGTATATAGAGAGGTACCACCAAAAGTGGAATATTCCCTTACAGAAATTGGAAAAAACTTTATTCCGATAATGGTTCAAATTATAGAATGGGGTGCAGAATATATTGAAAAAGTAAATAACTGCAATATGGATATTTGCATATTAAATAAATTCCCCTGTCAAAGGTGCCATAAAATACTGCAAACAAATAAGACAAAATAG
- a CDS encoding pyridoxamine 5'-phosphate oxidase family protein, whose translation MEEVIKIFKENGYGFLATVEDGKPRVRPFGFMFYEDGKLYFCTSNTKRCINN comes from the coding sequence ATGGAAGAGGTAATAAAAATTTTTAAAGAAAATGGCTATGGATTTCTGGCTACAGTAGAAGATGGAAAACCCAGGGTTAGGCCCTTTGGATTTATGTTTTATGAAGATGGCAAGCTCTATTTTTGCACTAGTAATACAAAAAGGTGTATAAACAATTAA
- the cobC gene encoding alpha-ribazole phosphatase, which yields MLELILVRHGETDSNRKGTYSGWTDVELNKYGISQAERVRDKLKNINFDLVVASPLKRAKKTAEIISKNIIYDEGLKEINFGLWDNLSLEEIEKKYPKEYELWMEDDREEFIFPQGESIKDVQERAANIIDNIIKKQKKGTVLIVTHGGLIRNIVAHLLGMGRTGSWRFRIDNCGITKIQITDGYAVLTELNG from the coding sequence ATGTTAGAGTTGATTTTGGTAAGACATGGGGAAACTGACAGCAATAGAAAGGGAACATATTCAGGGTGGACAGATGTAGAACTTAATAAATATGGAATTAGTCAGGCGGAGAGGGTGAGAGATAAACTAAAAAACATAAATTTTGATCTCGTAGTAGCTAGTCCACTTAAAAGGGCTAAAAAAACTGCTGAGATTATCAGTAAAAATATAATTTATGATGAAGGACTTAAGGAAATTAATTTTGGATTATGGGACAACCTGTCCTTAGAGGAAATTGAAAAAAAATATCCAAAAGAGTATGAACTATGGATGGAAGATGACAGAGAGGAATTTATTTTTCCACAGGGAGAAAGCATAAAGGATGTGCAGGAAAGGGCGGCAAATATTATTGATAATATAATCAAAAAACAAAAAAAGGGTACTGTTTTGATTGTTACCCATGGAGGCTTAATAAGAAATATTGTAGCACACTTGCTTGGTATGGGCAGGACAGGATCCTGGCGTTTTCGTATAGACAATTGTGGTATAACTAAAATTCAAATAACAGACGGATATGCTGTATTAACAGAGTTAAATGGATAA
- the cobU gene encoding bifunctional adenosylcobinamide kinase/adenosylcobinamide-phosphate guanylyltransferase produces MGKLILVTGGAKSGKSSYAEKLAKEIKGDILYVATSIPFDDEMKFKVKRHMEQRPSNWSTLEAYKDFHSKLIPMLSGKSGVILDCITNLVSNLLLEKCGDIEKIKASQIVEIEEYIKEEIKEFINISKNISIPFIVVTNEVGMALVPEYKLGRIFRELAGSINQIIAKEAEEVYFCISGIPVRIK; encoded by the coding sequence ATGGGAAAGTTGATTCTTGTAACAGGCGGGGCAAAGAGCGGCAAGAGTTCCTATGCAGAAAAACTGGCGAAGGAAATTAAGGGTGATATTTTATATGTGGCCACCTCTATCCCCTTTGATGATGAAATGAAGTTCAAAGTAAAGAGGCATATGGAGCAAAGACCTTCTAATTGGAGTACACTGGAAGCTTATAAGGATTTTCACAGTAAATTAATACCTATGCTTTCTGGAAAGTCCGGGGTAATTTTAGACTGTATAACGAATTTGGTTTCCAATCTTCTGTTAGAAAAATGTGGGGATATTGAAAAGATTAAAGCTTCTCAAATAGTAGAGATTGAAGAATACATTAAAGAGGAGATAAAAGAGTTTATAAATATTTCAAAGAACATATCCATACCTTTTATTGTGGTTACCAATGAAGTGGGAATGGCTCTGGTGCCGGAATATAAACTGGGGAGAATATTTAGAGAACTGGCAGGCAGTATAAATCAGATTATAGCAAAGGAAGCAGAGGAAGTATACTTTTGTATTTCTGGCATACCGGTGAGGATTAAATAA
- the cobJ gene encoding precorrin-3B C(17)-methyltransferase: protein MGKLYVVGIGPGGIEHMTLKAKQVIEESEVIVGYTKYIKLVEDLIVDKEVFQTRMKGEIERCKKALELSQNKIVSIISTGDAGIYGMAGLIFEMKEESHIVEIVPGVTAAVAGAALLGAPLMHDSCYISLSDLMTPYNLIKKRVELAACGDFVISFYNPRSKGRPYYLKECTDLIRKYRHGTTPVGVVRNALRDNEKVKLCTLDTFCEDKVDMLSIVVIGNSNTFIRGDKMITPRGYVL, encoded by the coding sequence TTGGGTAAATTATATGTAGTAGGTATAGGACCTGGAGGTATAGAGCATATGACATTGAAGGCAAAACAGGTTATAGAGGAAAGTGAAGTTATTGTGGGCTATACTAAATATATTAAGTTAGTTGAAGATTTAATTGTGGATAAGGAAGTATTTCAAACAAGAATGAAAGGTGAAATAGAAAGATGTAAGAAAGCTTTGGAACTGTCACAAAATAAAATAGTTTCTATAATAAGTACAGGTGATGCAGGAATATATGGTATGGCGGGATTGATTTTTGAGATGAAGGAGGAAAGTCACATTGTAGAAATTGTACCTGGAGTAACTGCAGCTGTGGCAGGGGCGGCATTACTTGGAGCACCCCTTATGCATGATAGCTGCTATATAAGCTTAAGTGATTTAATGACTCCCTATAATCTAATAAAAAAGAGAGTTGAACTTGCAGCCTGTGGGGATTTTGTAATATCCTTTTATAACCCTAGAAGTAAGGGAAGACCCTATTATTTAAAAGAATGTACTGACTTAATAAGAAAATACAGACATGGAACTACACCAGTAGGTGTAGTTAGAAATGCCTTAAGGGATAATGAAAAGGTAAAATTGTGTACTTTGGATACTTTTTGTGAAGATAAAGTTGATATGTTGTCTATAGTTGTTATTGGAAATAGCAATACCTTTATAAGGGGGGATAAAATGATAACTCCAAGGGGATATGTATTGTAG
- a CDS encoding cobalt-precorrin-6A reductase, with amino-acid sequence MIGLISGTSEGKNIVEGLNRFTDNILISTATAYGGELFTNYKYKVLNTRVLTLNELRELFLKNNIEVLVDASHPYALDISCNCEKLCRELHIPYLRYERPSVCNKYRNKDKIIFADDYEELIDKIKGIKELQNTNSTILNTTGSKNIDKFIYSGISNRIVHRVLPSLEAIKNCFELGINTEDIIAIKGPVGYELNLGFIDQYNAGAIVLKDSGVQGGTEEKIKAALHKGIYIFIIERKKKIYENVFYDQEELVKYIKGKELY; translated from the coding sequence ATGATTGGACTTATATCAGGCACTTCTGAAGGAAAAAATATAGTGGAGGGGCTCAATAGATTTACTGATAATATCTTAATTTCTACAGCTACAGCCTATGGTGGGGAATTATTTACTAATTATAAATATAAAGTTTTAAATACAAGGGTATTGACCCTTAATGAATTAAGAGAACTGTTTTTAAAAAATAATATAGAAGTTCTGGTAGATGCATCCCATCCCTATGCCCTGGATATATCCTGTAACTGCGAAAAATTATGCAGGGAGCTTCATATACCCTATTTGAGATATGAGAGGCCTTCTGTATGTAATAAGTATAGAAACAAAGATAAAATAATTTTTGCTGATGATTATGAAGAATTAATAGATAAAATAAAAGGCATTAAAGAACTTCAGAATACAAATAGTACTATTTTAAATACTACAGGCAGTAAAAATATAGATAAATTTATTTATTCGGGTATTTCAAATAGAATTGTCCATAGGGTTTTGCCTTCACTTGAGGCAATAAAAAATTGTTTTGAGTTAGGCATAAATACAGAAGATATTATTGCCATAAAAGGGCCTGTAGGCTATGAACTTAATTTAGGATTTATAGACCAGTATAATGCAGGGGCAATAGTGTTAAAGGACAGCGGAGTTCAAGGGGGTACAGAAGAAAAGATTAAAGCAGCTTTACATAAAGGAATATATATTTTTATAATTGAAAGAAAGAAGAAAATATATGAAAATGTTTTTTATGATCAGGAAGAACTAGTTAAATACATAAAAGGGAAGGAACTTTATTGA
- the cobM gene encoding precorrin-4 C(11)-methyltransferase has translation MIYFIGAGPGDVDLITVKGRKLLKKADVVIYTGSLVSSTHMDFCREGVSMYNSASMNLEQIIQILEKAEKENKLTVRLHTGDPSIYGAIKEQMDELDKRNIKYDIVPGVSSFTAAAAAIKKEFTLPEVSQTVILTRIEGKTPVPDREDIEKLAGIGASMAIFLSVGMIDKVVEKLRKGYGRNVPIAVVEKASWEDERAIIGTLDDICEKVKKANITKCAQILVGDFIDCKYKKSLLYDKNFTHMFRKGEHK, from the coding sequence ATGATTTATTTTATTGGAGCGGGTCCCGGTGATGTGGATTTAATTACAGTAAAGGGAAGAAAACTTTTAAAAAAAGCAGATGTGGTTATATATACAGGTTCACTGGTGAGTAGTACCCATATGGATTTTTGTAGGGAAGGGGTAAGTATGTATAATTCAGCTTCTATGAATTTAGAGCAGATAATTCAGATATTAGAAAAAGCCGAAAAGGAGAATAAGTTAACAGTAAGACTTCACACGGGAGATCCTTCTATTTATGGTGCCATTAAAGAACAGATGGATGAATTAGATAAAAGAAATATCAAATATGATATTGTTCCCGGGGTAAGTTCTTTTACAGCAGCTGCTGCAGCTATAAAAAAAGAATTTACTTTGCCAGAGGTAAGTCAGACAGTAATTCTTACGAGAATAGAGGGAAAAACACCGGTGCCTGATAGGGAAGATATAGAAAAATTGGCGGGTATCGGGGCATCAATGGCTATATTTTTATCAGTTGGTATGATTGATAAAGTAGTAGAAAAATTAAGAAAAGGATATGGAAGGAATGTTCCAATTGCTGTAGTTGAAAAAGCTTCCTGGGAAGATGAAAGGGCTATAATTGGAACTTTAGATGATATATGTGAAAAAGTAAAAAAAGCCAATATCACAAAATGTGCACAAATATTGGTGGGAGATTTTATAGATTGTAAATATAAAAAGAGTTTACTTTATGATAAAAATTTTACCCACATGTTTAGAAAAGGTGAGCATAAATGA